The sequence aaatattatggttaaaatatctataaaaatatctaggttaatttcaaatttattaattatttaatttgtcatataagataattttaatatcatatttctaataaaaagataaagttatcttttaatttaaaatatgttaaatatcaaaatatctaatcttataattaaataatatataaatattaaagaaattaacaaatttttaaaaatctcaccataataggaaatatttaaaattggaaatatttataaaatggaaatatttcaaattggaaatatttaaaattggaaaaattgaattttgggaagcaatcccataaaaaatcggatttttggggaaaaaaacccacaaaaatcgcaatttgtgCTGGCACCCAGCCGAGGATTCTCGGCATCTGCGGCATCCCTGACCAAGAAAAGTCGATCAGCTGCAGGGTGATGGGCGCGCGCGTGTGCCTGGCTTGTCCCAGTGCCTGGTGCACtcgatgcacccactcgacagACATGGTacccaaatttcaaaaattcataacttttctaatttttatcggaatcgagttccgtaaaaaacaaaattgcttaaattttcacaaggaatccaaagaaaatattttcagaaatagaaaaaaatatttttcatggaaaaaatttctgtacaacacatacattcatcaaataacacataaaccacatgaaaccatccaaatcaacacaaaacatcgtttttgttcatatttcatgaaagtaaatcattaccatggctctggtgccagtttttagaaatatttatcaggatctagatttactaccatgtatgttttattaacaacctaatatgaattctaaaacaatgaaataaacacatataaagtttagtaaaccttacattgggtgcagcggaatataatgactccttccattcagatctctagcccttgattcctttctatagcagagcattatcaagatctgaatctggatctctttctctcgttcctttgatgctgattctccttcttgttgtttggattcttcacagtcttacacactatgactgagataccacttgatgtgtgtgggcactactctatcactcaaggtatttcgaaattgaagagaagaaagaaaagagagagaggggcggctatagctttctctgaaagaaacaatgtgcaagtcttagtttcctgaagccaacactttctatttatagaatgccaactagatttaggttagaattgtatagcattaaaataatggaaaaataaatggtaaaagctttgcatagtggccggccatataagggaaatgggcctcactttgcaactttcccatttggtcatttttcaatcccattttctcaaaaatgccaattttctaatttaaccatttaaatgtcaattctaattatttaataactaaaaattaattattaaataatattgtcatttaatatatttattaattagacatataaagtctcttaattaacaaataaaacctagaatctcttttcttacaatttcgcctttgcttagtgaaaattcataaagtagacatagtctaactttataattataattgattaatcaaaatcaattaactaagtcttacaagcagtatggtctcaactagtatggggaccatgggcctatataatcgagcttccaataagtcgaaccgaatttaacaagtaaattccctaacttattaattccttattgaatccacacttagaacttggaattgcactctcagtcatatagaacgctctatatgttccacgatatagatacgctattagttatccattgttataatcctaatttgatcaatgaccctctaatagatgatctacattaaataggcactaaattaccgttacaccttcaatgtattttatccttaaaatacttagctccgtataattgatatttcagcgaagtgaaatgagatctccaccatttatctctgtttagccaagctcgaaggatatcatcgtttcacttctaaattcctatagaagttatagactccatatttatgttagcgctcccactcaattatactatcatgttcccaaaatgtacgtatcacccttacccaaaagtaggcttaactaacaaatcaaagaacatgtataatactcttgagatcgaacctaaccatatcaggattaagatcatttgatctaggatcaacaggtgatattgaattgaatagatattacggtaaattttaatatacctaatcaaagttcaatatcgatcccttctaatgtatactccattcatccaacccaagcttactttatccaatgccctggaaaggacatagcacttatccaaggtgcaagtaaactatgttgtaaattatcatatctgttaaaccctgtgtactgataaatctaggaatcacataatcttgattactttctactgtgctgacgacacaataaataagaatatcaatgtgataaggatttggatgaatttataaatcaaataaacatataaatgatcacatgaaccaaaaatcatactaaataagtaatgagaataaatctgtttctttattgataattaaatagaaaagattacattgaaatagagttttatttagggcacaaagcccaacaaaagTCTACATGAAAATGCCACCTTGCTATAAAGCACCTCCGAATACAGTTTGTAAACTCAACAAAAGCATATATGGCCTCAAGCAGGCCTCAAGATATTTGTTTGGCAAGCTTAGCCAAACTTTACTTTAAGATGGATTCCAACAATCCCTCTGGGATAATTCTCTTTTCAtaaaaaacacaaacaaaattttCATAGCCGTTTTAGTTTATGTTGACAATATTATCGTTGCTAGCAATAAAGACACTGATATTGCACACTTCAAAAATCACTTAGATGCTCAATTCAAACTAAAAGACATCGGggtactttattttttttcttggtcTTGAGATTGGCCGGACAAAACAAGGGATATCAATCTCCCAAAGACCCTTCACTCTTCAGCTTTTAGCTGATACAGGGTACTTAGGAGCCAAACCTACTTCTACCCCTATggaaataaacataaaattaagtaAAGACAAAGGGGACTTACTTGCTGATCCTACCATTTTTCGTAGCTTGATTGGTAAACTTATTTACCTCACAATCACAAGACCTAACATAACATATGTTGTCAATTATTTAAGTCAGTTCTTAACTTGCCCCAGAGTCCCACATCTTCATGCTACTCACAGACTCCTCCAATACCTCAAGAGTACACCCGGACAAGGCTTGTTTTTCCCCTCGAACGCATCTCCAAAGCTGACAGCATATGCTGAAACCAGCCTTTCCCCATCAAATgttcaaatttctttttttttttttttttttttctgatgtaGACTAGGGTGGCTGTCAAGACACACGACACTCCATATCTCCCTATTTTTTATTCCTCGGCAGTTCCCTTGTCTcatggaaataaaaaaaaatagcaagttATTTATCGTTCTTCTACATAAGCTGAATATCATGCCATGGCCAATGCAACCTCCGAATTAACATAAATCCCTGTTATCCTCAAAGACTTTGGCATTCCTCACACAACACCAGCAGTCTTATATTATGACAACACCGCTACAATTCATATCAGCGAGAATCCTGTCTACCACGATCGGACAAACACATGTCGAGATCGATTGACACTTTATTCGGGAGAAGGTCCAACAAGATTCCCTCAAGCTTCTCCATGTTCCCTCTCAACACAACTTAGCTAACATATTTACTAAAGCCTTGCTTCCCACTCACTTTTCTAATATTGTATCCAAGATGAGTGTTATTAATATTTACATTCCATCTTGAACGGGGCTATTAGACTTAACTTTAGTTAAGTTAGTTTTCTTTAGTTAAGTTAGATGGGATACCTTAGTCAGGTTGTTAGAACTATGGTTAGTTTATTTAACTAACCATGGTCTTCTTCTTGCTGCCTGCCTTATATTAACGCATATTGTATCATAGCTTCAGTAACTGAGCATAATAAAATAATCTTCTTTgttcttgttgattttttttctgtttctcatatgtggaaaaataaatttcataaaaatgttaaataataataaataccaTATATATGGGGTTCTTCTTAAGTAAAAGCTTCACTTTTACTCTCATGAAtgagaatattttttaaaacgtTGATTTATAATCAAATGGATCCCATTTATTTGGTTCCAATATAATTGAAtgcatcttattattattattattattattattattattattattattattatgtaaacCCTATGTGAATCATTAgtattttactttttctttttcttttaatgcaCCTTCTTAATGTTTCAAAACTAAGCTTTTACAATATAACCAAATGTATTTGATTTATATTATTCCTATCTAGTTGAATTCTTTTGGTGTTGAAATTAAATGTGAGTTTATGTTTATTATGAATAATATTTGTTTAGATGATTCAAATGAtctaatatttttagttttctaaTAATGTTTGAATCACCAACTTCTTCAAGAAATTGAATAGATGATTGCTttgattaaatacaagaaattgGGAAGGAAAAATACATGATACAGAGAGAAGAGGTTCCACCAGCAAATGAAAGAACAAGAATAAAAACTAGTTCaagatacaaaaaaaaaaaaaaaaaaaaaaaaacctacccTATAATTTAGGAAAAAAAGTCAAATatgaaaacaataaataaattattagcaTGCTTCACCACATGATAAGCTTGTACGTCCCATTAGTTtaaggaaacttacaaaaatacttgaatttaggttaaaactaacaaaagttagtataccatgtaaatttcccttagtTTATCCATTTAAATGTAAGAAAGAATACCCTAATAGTTGCTCTCACCAAAGAAAAATcttatatgtataaaaatttgTAGAAAAAGTGCTATATTTATCAAAGTTTTAAATTTGcactattttgaattttataccTATAGGTTGTATAGATTTGTTAtgttgaggaaattacactttataccctttttatattgtcttttttatttttactatattttttgaagtctatcatttttacctctttttttaaacattataccaattttgcccctgtcacttcaagatactctccatgtgactcttttatgtcagggtattttgggtacaatacatataaaaagaggtatgtttcaaataaatataaaattagaggtaaatttgattaattgattaaaaaaatggtatttttcaacttacccttATTAAGTCCAAATGACCCGCATTAAAGTCAAACTAACTTCAGCCCATGTGGCTTAAATAAGGCCCAAATAAATTCAGCCCAAAGTAATTACCTGTAGGCCGCCTATCATGTAGGAGCAGTAAACTGAGAAAGAAATCCTATCGTTGAGATTTGAGAATCCAAAATCAAAGTGTGATTTGATAAAGAGAAACCCATGTGGCTTAATTTGTCAacaataagaaaaagaaaatcaagGTTTAATCCTCCCTATCTAGTATCTGCCCCAAAACAAGATTCAAAGATCCCCTTCTCTCAATACTATATGATACTATAAATTCTCTTCTACGCAAGTAACAGTAGAATAAAAAGAagatgtttatatatatatatatgggtgcctagaaacctcttccatatagatatatattctaTATGAAGTAGGGGTTTTTTCTAttatgcattttttttaatcaagaagaagaaactttCATTAATCTACTCAACAAATACAAGCAAATTCACTTCCACAAGAGAAGCAACCACCTCCACTTCACCAAATTACAAATCAATCTATGAATCAAGTCCTTTTTCTTCCTAGAGCATTTTCTATCTTTAATCAATAAGAGTCTATACTTCACttcacttttaattttatttacaatgcAATTTACAGAATTAGAAAAAGAAGAGACTAAACAAGTGTTTCGATTCCACCACAGATGGTAGATCACAGCCGCAATCATGAGGACCAAAATCCTGTCCACCACAGTCGGCTTAGGGTAGCCCAACCAAACTCTCCAACTATCATAGTCCTCAGACCAACCAACCATGCCCAGCCATTGAAAAATCCTGTACAAAACCAGCAAAGAAAGTCTGCACTTGAAGAACAAGTGGCTATGACTCTCAAGATCAATATCACAAACCACACAATTCAGATTAGACATAGGAATGTTCAGCTTGCTAAGATGATCCCTTGTTAACAACTTGTCTTGGGTTGCTTGCCAAAGTTGGAAGGTGTGTTTAGGCATGCTCAAACCATGGCAAATAGCCCCTGCTGCAGGAAATAACGTCTGATTCAGCAAGCTGCAATAAAATCTGCTGGTTTTGAACTTTTCTCCACCCGCTGCCACAACATCATCTTTGTTGAAGGTTGTTCGTAAGCTGCAGAGTTTTCTCCAATACCAACTAGTATCCATGCTTATTCTATAGGACCAGAAATCACTCCCCTTAAGATAAATTGAGTTAATCCACTTTACCCACTTCTATTATGCATTTATTACATTTAAACTTTACTTTTTTATCTCCAGGtgcaaaaataaacaaaaatagaaaagtaaactttctcttttcaaaaatacggtCTCTACATGAGACCTTCTCAAAATAGTTTCTTCCAAAAATTTTAGATCTGAAATCAATATGAATATGAATCACCTCTAGAAAATCTTAGATCTCCTCCATAATCGACGTATTCTCCAAACAACACCATCAAAAATGTAGAAGTTTTTGTCGAACACCATGAACGCCGGCGGAAAGCTTTTTGTCGATCACCATTAACGCCGGTAAGAAATTTTGATTTGATATTCAGTTATGGCAGCGCGACCAACGATCAGAGATCTATATGAAAAGCCAACGAAAGAGGATCAACAACTGAGAGGAGATGCCCATGAACATTTACTCAAAAAAAATTgggtttttctttattttcttttttctttttagaaaaataacaaatctgatattattaattgtgtttgatttaattgttttttaatctattattattaaCGTTATTGAGTTGATTCACATATATTAGTTGTTTTGGTTAATATATTGTTATTGTTTTTTAGTGTTTTTTGAAAATCTAGAATGATAACcatgtaaattatttttttttaggtaGTATAATGAGAATATTGAGTTtgtgttaaaattttaaaataaaattatgttgttttagcgttgtttttatgttttctttttGTTGTTGTCCATGATCGTGAAATAACAAATCTATAAATAacacaataacaataataaaataatgacgaatataactttattatttagaacaataaataatgaaataaagaaataattatttttaacagTATGATCAACTTTACCTAAATtttcaacgaaaaattaaaaacaattcGGAAGAATTTGACAAATAAACATACAAGGTACCaatattttaaatgttttttttcgTAATCAGGTTGTAATTTAGtagttttgaattattttaaagcAAATTCATACTGAAAATTAGTTGATCTGAATAAATTGGtgcaaataatttaaatttttaaaaaatagtaattcaTTTAAGGTCATTTACTGATTACTGTCATATAATAGTTGTTTATATGTTGTTCTCATATATTAAACTGGTTGCTTAACaatatagaaaaattaatacaCTAGTTTCAGGCATGAAACCTTTATAAAATTTAGTACAGAGCAATGATCATTGGGATGACAACAACCACTATGTAGATTACAAATTAAGTGAAGAATTAATATCAAGAGATTGCACTTTTGCTAAACTAGTGCATATAATGATGGAGAAACTAAAATGAAACCATAAAACAACTCAAATACAACTGAAATACCAACTGAAGGAAGGCTGCCAACCACTCCAaatcaaggatgacaaaagtctGTTGTTTTACATAAAGTTATTAACTAATGAAACTGATTTCACACAGTATCCATTGTATGTGAACACATTCAACAAGACAGAAACACAATCCTTTTTTGTAACTACCCAAACAATGGTGTGCAACAATGTGATAATGACAGAAAGTGACAATCACTCAGTACACTCATGATGCAACAACCTGacaacaacacaacaacaacTAAATAACTTTAATCTGCTCCAAGGAGGGAAtcagtttcaaaaaatattattttaacatGAACATATTTTATTTACCATACTGCAAAATCTTAATTGCTTCTTAGTCAACCACTCTAaattaaggatgacaaaagtctgttgttttatacaattttttttggaaGCTACCCAAACAATGGAGTGCAACAATGTGATAATGACAGAAAGTGACAATCACTCACTATACTCACATGTGCAACAACCTGacaacaacacaacaacaataattaaaaaactttTATCTGCTTTAAGAGGGGATTTGTTTTAAAAGATGTTATTTTGGTTGATACTATGACTTTGACAGCACAAACAACCATAAACCAACAAGAAAATAACCAAAAGCAAATTCCCGAAGATGTTGAATATTGAAAAATCTATGAttatttgttcatcaattgatattgttttggtttaaaataataaaaacaaaactacACAATATCTACAAAGAATCATTAAGTTGTTTTCATGTTATATATTGGAAgtattttttgtgttgtttttgtaACATCTTATTTCAACTTGAAAATCAAATcaagttgtttttatgttattgtaaAGTTTGTTATAAATTGTTATATACTACAGTGGTTGTTCAATAATTAAAGGAATAGATTTTTTACATgttaaaacaaaaatttatcTTATCTCTTACATTAagatatgaaaaataataaaagaacacACATTATGTTGATTTTGAATCAAGTGGGGGCATAAATAGAAATAGATtgtaaatatgaagaaaaattgcttatatttagaaataacattatttgttgttttacagttattttaaaattgtaaacacgttgtttaattttgttattttttaaacatgttgaTTTCACGTTATTTGTACGTTAAATTACAGTAATTAAAATTTGTAGATtccttaaattatatatataattatttttatatttttatatcgtAACTAAATATTGTTAATAgctaaaaaaaactactaacaattattatttttttcctcaaaagaaaagaagacaaacataattatataaatacttagtgtataaattaaaaatataataatagttGTTATTCACTgtactaaaatatataaataacttaaataaaattataatgttTAATATCTCGTGCAAGATATATGTCAAATTAACAACAAAGCAatgtttcttaaaaaatattgctCTTCAATACATAACAAAATCCATGCACAATAGCTTGAACCTTCTTAGAAGATTGGAACATTTTCGTGTACACTTTCAATGTATGTAACTCACTTCATTCTATCAAAGGAATAGAAATAGATGACAAGCCTATTCTGATCAACATTTAAGTACATCATCGCTGGAAATCAAGTTTCTTGCATTCAACTGCAGTAGCAAAAACAACAAGATAAAAATGAATGTATttacaaaataacatataaacatCTTATAAATAACGCTAAAATAACGCTATATCAACATAATCATTGAACACATttacaaaataacatataaacaaCTTATAAACAACGTAAACAcaacactatatcaaaaaaatcattaaatatttataaataaaaattgactaattcataaaactaaaatgaacaaaaaataaaagaatagcaATATGAAAAGTTCAgcttaaagaagaagaaaaaatataattgaataTGTTCTCTTTTTTTATGTTAGTGAAAACTTAGTTCTTTTGGGCATTTCACCAAACACATGGCATGGGTGTTTTTACACACGCACACACACAACTATAGAGCATTTTCTTGTACACTCTCAATGTGTTCAACTTACTTCATTCTACCAAAGGAATAGAAATTGTCACAAAGCCTATCCTAATCAACTTGGAAGTACTTCAACACTAGGAACTAAGGTTTTTCCTTTCTACTGCAGTAGCAAAACAATACGTATAAACAACTTATAAACAACGCATAAACAACACTGTATCAAATTTATTGATAAattgactaattcataaaatcagaaagaacataaataacatcagaataacaatataaaatcccAGTTTGAAGaggaataaaaattacaatagcACAATTAAAgatattctcttttttttaggCTAGTGATTAAGAATAACTATGTTAGGCATTTCGTCAAACACATGGAAGGTATGCCcttatatacatattaacaaaatattcagcttgaagatgaagaagaaatatACAAAATTTGAGGGCAAATGAGTAGAATCAATAATAAACAATCACACTACAACAATATTCTTATTAAACTTTCAAATCTAAACttttattaatgtaatttgaaaaggaaaataaagaagaagaacaagaaaAGAACAACTTACAAATTGAAgcttcaaaaaaatattaatagcagcaaaaataagtttgaaaaagagGGAGATGGCTTGATCAAGAGGAAAATAAATCTGAAGTGTCTCTCTTTCTCCCTAGGCCCCAACATAGAAGGTTGAGTAGATGTTTTGCTTGACATCAAGGGCTGGGACAAGAGAGCTGGAGACGATCGAGAGAGGTTGGATGTGAGATGGAAATGGTGGAGATGGTTGCCTTTTGAAGTGGATCTATGTGAATGAGAGGAAGAAGGAAAAATAGTATCAACTGTATAATTGTAAATATCAAACTTTGTAAAtagtattaaagaaaaatttaaaaagtaaaaaagtaaaaaaaagatAGGAcaagtataaatgtttaatattGGAAAAAAAAGTCacttagtgtaaatttccctataaagtatgcctatataacagaattcttgctttatgagaaattcatgggtgattttttattaataaaaatagaatggtttatgaaaaatttatgggtcactttttatttatatataataaaataaatctcattacatCCGGTTTTTACTTCATACATCTACGATTGGCTTTTCTAAATATACTTATGTTATTTAGTtggattttattctaaataagaatttactactatttatatatattatatatatattgctaaagaatttttctatttgtttttttttggctCGATCAAGTTATAATTGTTTGCCTCCACATCTGaatctaaatatataaaatgtggctatataaccgaattcttagtttatgagaaattattgggtgacttttttttaaaatattttcttttttttatataaaatgtggctatgtaacagaattcttggtttaatgttattatttatttttctgtcaaaatgttaacagaatattctaatatttgacAGAACATTCTAATTAGAAAacgttaattataattgattaattttagcTAAATAATCCtaccaaaatttaatctaacaaATTCTCTCTCTAGAGCAAAAACCCTAGCCTCCAACACAACCTTTACCCGTTTATAactttagttataattttttaagctatattttataattttaattttcattttaaaatttaaaaaaaaactaatgaaGACAATATGCTACATGCTACTATACAAAagtattacatttatatatcccacgacgtttcaaaaatactttaaaaagttcatcttgaattaattattaatatgtaataaaagatattaaaaaaaGATTAGTGTGAGAAAATGTGAGATTGCACTTAGCATATATTCGAAAGAGAAAGCTACAGCAAGAGTAAAGAATTAACCGACACAAGTTGTTAATTCTGATATGCATTGGAGCAAGTCACCGAAGAAATTGTTAGGAGCAAATCGATCGCTGGAATAAGTCATCCATTGGCAGTGACCAGATAGCACGAGAACGTCGATAGCAAAAGCCTCCATTGCCGAGACGATATGATCTAATAGAGAAGGAAAATGTTGAATGTTTTGTGGTTTGGAAATTATActctatatttatttttttttattttctatctaAATTATGTGCGTTtaaaattcttattttaataggaaaatttacatggtatactaacttttgccattttttttacaaaaatactgccagacggaattttttacttttttactgcgtttttttataagtttcatactgcagtatgttgtgttaagttttcactgatGTTCTACTgatgttttactagtgttctactgttgttttgagttgttctgctttgtgttttactggtgttttataaaaacacagtatttttgaaaaaatttccgtgtgacagtatttttctaaaagttaaccaaaattccagtatttttgtaagtttcccttttAATAAGTTAGGTAAGGTTCTATTTAGTACTttgattacaaaaaaaaatatttatcaattaaaattattttagaatatatttaattaatatgtaattaaaaaaaataattttcgaattttCCCTGTTATTCATGTACTACCTAATTTATGATTGGACATAAATTAGAGACTATTTAAAAGCCCACTCCAAAccgaaattatttagaattatgtacttttttaatttagaaCAGAGTTGCAATTCTACACTATTAATTACAACTGGAAGATATATATGTTAAAAgcataaattaattaatcttgcaTAAATTGAATCTCACTTCTAATTTGACAgcttatcatattatatatcataaatcgacaaaatactTCTATTAGTAGAAATgacatataatattataaatataccaaaataattaatagtcTAACTTACATATAAAAAACATGACTGAACTTACataaaagatactattaaatttgaaaaaaaaaatagaagatgaaaaataattttataaatgagATATGGAGATGAAGCACAAAAGAATCAGTATCAATATTGAGAATAGACAGTACAAAAGCTACAATCTTATTCACTCATTTTTtgtcactaaaataaataaactaaaataataataaaagaaaagcaagaaaataaaaagtgtatttctctactttaaaatttgattgagGGCTAGTTTGGCACAGCTATGTTGTGAGGAAAAGCAGCTGTAGTTGTGATGTAAGGAAAAGCAGCTGTAGCAAAACTGCAGAAAAAATTGAGCTGAGTGttttgtaaattataaattttaaagtgtTGCAGGTTGTaaagattctattataataataataataataataataataataataataaaaataataataataataatattttaatctattttattaaaatcacaaatatatacatagaaatatgttatataaaatttttattttctatatatgtttaattatttttttctatagtataaatttatatgtatttgataaaaataatttttaatattattaaattatatttttatcaattgTGTAGTTTATAAGAAACTTAGGTTCAtattgttaataataaaaatataaatataaatataaatataaaatatttttaaaacaaaattaaaattaaaaatttaaatattatttattttaaatattttttccttcaaaaaaaaatatatatattttttaatatataataattatttaaataaatttgtagtaaaaaataatttattatagtattttaatcaaaaacaac is a genomic window of Cannabis sativa cultivar Pink pepper isolate KNU-18-1 chromosome 9, ASM2916894v1, whole genome shotgun sequence containing:
- the LOC133031459 gene encoding uncharacterized protein LOC133031459, whose translation is MDTSWYWRKLCSLRTTFNKDDVVAAGGEKFKTSRFYCSLLNQTLFPAAGAICHGLSMPKHTFQLWQATQDKLLTRDHLSKLNIPMSNLNCVVCDIDLESHSHLFFKCRLSLLVLYRIFQWLGMVGWSEDYDSWRVWLGYPKPTVVDRILVLMIAAVIYHLWWNRNTCLVSSFSNSVNCIVNKIKSEVKYRLLLIKDRKCSRKKKDLIHRLICNLVKWRWLLLLWK